A genomic segment from Deinococcus humi encodes:
- a CDS encoding glycoside hydrolase family 10 protein yields MPLSSRRTALLTFTLTLATGWGGQGGAQDTAVPVMPVPPMTSPPSPTPLPEPSPEVPPVVTPDPAPEQPVVPATPEPDPAPVVPAPPAAPVPPVEAPQAQPSQPQPQLPPPAPPAQGQAGATPPVLKPVAQKPPVGSGVRGLWVDAFGPGLKTRAQVTQMVDDAARMGVNTLFVQAIRRADCLCLKASVPKATDPDLEKGLDPLGLTVRLAHARGMRVIAWVAVTGIANAAAPNTNPAHISRTHGPNSGAASWMARRPDGSWLEGNDGWLDLGIPEAAEYVIQGVVSLVKNYAVDGVQLDRIRYPDGDVWGYDPKVLARYRAETGRTGTPAVTDTVWQDWKRQQVTNVVRRITLEIKSLRPDAWITAATITYGQPPAPGDLVAFRRTRTYGDVLQDWPAWMQSGLIDLNVLMNYKRDAVGEQGQWFDGWNAFARGIQARPDGLSAGVAAGTAMYLNGAPVTANQAQRSVGAGLGWVGYSYRTPTLDVYGAKETTAQGLNTVQKLLSAPGAVLASPAPWKEKPPTSRGLMGRITGTPVPGFRVVEALQNGQVVAYAMTDGSGYYGFAALPPGKTEVRVSGQRWVDTVPERGVVRLPDLTVRDLKPVTASPVPVAPAVLTPSKP; encoded by the coding sequence ATGCCTTTATCTTCTCGCCGCACGGCGCTGCTGACCTTCACGCTCACCCTCGCAACGGGCTGGGGAGGACAGGGAGGCGCGCAGGACACCGCCGTTCCCGTCATGCCTGTCCCGCCCATGACGTCACCGCCCAGCCCCACTCCTTTGCCCGAGCCGTCGCCCGAGGTGCCTCCGGTGGTGACGCCGGACCCCGCGCCTGAACAGCCCGTGGTCCCCGCGACGCCCGAGCCTGATCCCGCTCCTGTTGTGCCCGCGCCGCCCGCTGCCCCGGTGCCGCCCGTCGAAGCGCCTCAGGCGCAGCCGTCTCAGCCCCAGCCGCAATTGCCCCCGCCTGCGCCGCCGGCCCAGGGTCAGGCCGGGGCAACGCCGCCGGTCTTGAAGCCGGTGGCCCAGAAGCCGCCCGTGGGCAGCGGGGTCCGTGGGCTGTGGGTCGACGCCTTCGGGCCGGGCCTGAAGACGCGGGCCCAGGTCACACAGATGGTGGACGATGCCGCGCGCATGGGCGTAAATACGCTGTTCGTGCAGGCCATCCGCCGGGCTGACTGCCTGTGCCTGAAAGCCAGCGTGCCAAAGGCGACCGATCCCGATCTGGAAAAGGGACTGGACCCGCTGGGCCTCACGGTGCGGCTGGCCCACGCGCGCGGCATGCGGGTCATCGCCTGGGTCGCTGTGACGGGCATCGCCAACGCAGCGGCCCCCAATACCAACCCGGCGCACATCTCGCGCACGCACGGTCCGAACTCCGGCGCAGCGTCATGGATGGCCCGCCGTCCGGACGGCAGCTGGCTGGAGGGCAATGACGGCTGGCTGGACCTGGGCATTCCCGAGGCCGCCGAGTACGTCATTCAGGGTGTCGTCAGTCTCGTCAAGAATTACGCTGTCGATGGCGTGCAACTGGACCGCATCCGCTATCCTGACGGTGACGTCTGGGGTTACGATCCCAAGGTGTTGGCCCGTTACCGCGCCGAGACAGGGCGAACGGGCACGCCTGCCGTGACCGACACGGTCTGGCAGGACTGGAAACGGCAGCAGGTGACCAACGTGGTGCGGCGCATCACGCTGGAGATCAAATCGCTGCGCCCAGACGCCTGGATTACGGCCGCTACCATCACCTACGGTCAGCCGCCTGCCCCCGGCGATCTGGTGGCGTTCCGGCGGACTCGCACCTACGGTGACGTGCTGCAGGACTGGCCCGCCTGGATGCAGAGCGGCCTGATCGATCTGAACGTCCTGATGAACTACAAGCGCGACGCGGTAGGCGAGCAGGGCCAGTGGTTCGACGGCTGGAACGCCTTTGCGCGCGGCATCCAGGCCCGTCCCGACGGGCTGAGCGCGGGCGTGGCCGCCGGGACTGCCATGTACCTGAATGGCGCCCCCGTGACCGCCAATCAGGCGCAGCGCAGCGTGGGCGCGGGCCTGGGCTGGGTGGGCTACTCCTACCGGACCCCCACCCTGGACGTCTACGGTGCGAAGGAAACCACCGCGCAGGGCCTGAACACCGTTCAGAAGCTGCTGAGCGCCCCCGGAGCGGTGCTCGCCTCGCCCGCCCCGTGGAAGGAAAAGCCGCCCACCTCGCGCGGTCTGATGGGACGCATTACCGGCACGCCCGTGCCGGGATTCCGGGTGGTCGAGGCCCTGCAAAACGGTCAGGTGGTGGCTTATGCCATGACCGACGGTAGTGGTTACTACGGTTTCGCGGCCCTGCCACCCGGCAAGACGGAAGTGCGGGTCAGTGGCCAGCGCTGGGTGGACACCGTGCCCGAACGCGGCGTGGTGCGCCTGCCGGACCTGACAGTGCGTGACCTGAAGCCTGTGACCGCTTCGCCTGTTCCCGTCGCCCCGGCGGTCCTGACGCCGTCCAAGCCCTGA
- a CDS encoding flavin reductase family protein gives MTSTDSTAGAQPGVTPLEFRETLGRFASGVTVITATDGEIRRGMTASAFVSVSLTPPLILVSVDHRAQMYRLLSEDRVTHFGVNVLSSAQRHLSDHFAGRPGPEEAVPWFAHEGLPLIGGSVAQLVCRKQQVIPAGDHTLYLGFVEYSRYTDDDPLLYFRGQYHELG, from the coding sequence ATGACCTCCACCGATTCAACCGCCGGCGCGCAGCCGGGTGTCACCCCCCTTGAATTTCGCGAGACGCTGGGGCGTTTTGCCAGCGGCGTGACCGTGATCACCGCCACCGATGGCGAGATCCGCCGGGGCATGACGGCCAGCGCCTTCGTGTCGGTCAGCCTGACGCCGCCGCTGATTCTGGTCAGCGTGGATCACCGCGCCCAGATGTACAGGTTGCTCTCCGAGGACCGGGTCACCCATTTCGGCGTCAATGTCCTGAGCAGCGCTCAGCGCCACCTGAGTGACCACTTCGCCGGACGCCCCGGCCCGGAGGAAGCCGTGCCGTGGTTCGCCCACGAGGGCCTGCCCTTGATCGGCGGCAGTGTGGCTCAACTGGTTTGCCGCAAGCAGCAAGTCATCCCCGCCGGGGACCACACCCTGTACCTGGGCTTCGTGGAGTACAGCCGCTACACCGACGACGATCCGCTGCTGTATTTCCGGGGCCAGTACCACGAGCTGGGGTAG
- a CDS encoding metallophosphoesterase family protein — translation MIRLAILADLHANLAATLAVHQDAARRGITEFWVLGDVVGKGPRPREVLEWTQAHASRVIQGNWDARVAGASHRPQDLWPRSKLSPEQLGYLEALPYGIEEQFGGAWWRFVHASSRGLFHRLYPHSSLPDQIEAFAPNPQFGLTHYADALVYADMHEALLLDVEGRPLINCGSVGNPLDSTLPCYLILEFEENGPGYSATYVRLTYNRDEEIRAAEASGMPFTREYVTELLTGAFQKRRARTGEG, via the coding sequence ATGATTCGTCTCGCCATCCTCGCGGACCTGCACGCCAATCTGGCGGCCACGCTCGCGGTGCACCAGGACGCGGCGCGGCGCGGGATCACCGAGTTCTGGGTGCTGGGCGATGTGGTGGGCAAGGGCCCACGCCCGCGCGAGGTCCTGGAGTGGACGCAGGCGCACGCCAGCCGCGTGATCCAGGGCAACTGGGACGCCCGCGTCGCCGGGGCCAGCCACCGCCCCCAGGACCTTTGGCCGCGCAGCAAGCTGTCGCCCGAACAACTGGGCTATCTGGAGGCACTGCCCTACGGCATCGAGGAACAGTTCGGCGGCGCGTGGTGGCGCTTTGTCCATGCCAGCAGCCGGGGCCTGTTCCACCGCCTGTACCCGCACAGCAGCCTTCCGGACCAGATCGAGGCCTTCGCGCCCAATCCGCAGTTCGGGCTGACCCACTACGCCGACGCCCTGGTTTACGCCGACATGCACGAGGCATTGCTGCTGGATGTGGAGGGCCGTCCGCTGATCAACTGCGGCTCTGTGGGCAATCCGCTCGACAGCACGCTGCCGTGTTACCTGATCCTGGAATTCGAGGAGAACGGCCCTGGCTACAGCGCCACCTACGTCCGGCTGACCTACAACCGCGACGAGGAGATCCGCGCTGCCGAGGCCAGCGGCATGCCGTTTACCCGCGAGTACGTCACTGAACTGCTGACCGGCGCCTTCCAGAAGCGCCGAGCGCGAACCGGAGAGGGCTGA
- a CDS encoding DUF2721 domain-containing protein, with protein sequence MADTSLSVLSAMITPAVLISGAGTLLMSTSTRVGRATDRVRHLTARFRLLVSAEGQQEPRARQEKQMIVRQLPRLARRTRLLVRAMTALYVAVALLVLTSILIGGAALLGEPSGLLPVLLAVAGSASLAYAALLLSFETRLSARTTREEMDFLVGLGEHYSALYDDTYPDQDRASVPVAASPSRRS encoded by the coding sequence ATGGCCGACACCAGCCTGAGCGTCTTGAGCGCCATGATCACGCCTGCCGTGCTGATCAGCGGGGCAGGCACGCTGCTTATGAGTACCAGCACGCGGGTGGGCCGGGCCACGGACCGGGTGCGCCATCTGACCGCGCGTTTCCGCCTGCTGGTGTCGGCGGAAGGGCAGCAGGAGCCCCGCGCCCGCCAGGAAAAGCAGATGATCGTGCGCCAGTTGCCGCGTCTGGCCCGGCGCACGCGGCTGCTGGTGCGGGCCATGACCGCGCTGTATGTGGCGGTGGCCCTGCTGGTGCTGACCAGTATCCTGATCGGCGGCGCGGCCCTGCTGGGCGAGCCCTCGGGTCTGTTGCCGGTGCTGCTGGCGGTGGCGGGGTCAGCCTCACTGGCTTATGCGGCCCTGCTGCTCAGTTTCGAGACCCGCCTGAGTGCGCGGACCACCCGCGAGGAAATGGACTTTCTGGTCGGCCTGGGCGAGCACTACTCGGCGCTGTACGACGACACCTATCCCGATCAGGACCGGGCCTCTGTGCCTGTAGCCGCGTCCCCCAGCCGTCGCTCCTAG
- a CDS encoding bifunctional precorrin-2 dehydrogenase/sirohydrochlorin ferrochelatase yields MSLLPAFLNLSGERAVVVGGGTVALRRTRTLLEAGLAVTVIAPEVCEELLTLPLNIERRGYRDGDLVGARVVVAATDQPEINDAVVAAARQGGALVNHAGEAGQGNLRFAATAQRAGVQVAVNTGRELPMLAQALTRRVAALLPAEAQIDGWIAAREHALTLDGAGRATALQGLKTDIWAALGGQA; encoded by the coding sequence GTGAGTCTGCTGCCCGCCTTCCTGAATCTGAGTGGTGAACGGGCCGTGGTGGTTGGCGGCGGCACGGTGGCCCTGCGCCGGACGCGGACCCTGCTGGAGGCCGGACTGGCTGTGACCGTGATCGCGCCCGAAGTTTGCGAGGAACTGCTGACGCTGCCCTTGAACATTGAGCGGCGTGGCTATCGGGACGGCGATCTGGTGGGGGCGCGGGTGGTTGTCGCGGCGACCGATCAGCCCGAGATCAACGACGCTGTGGTGGCCGCCGCCCGGCAGGGGGGGGCGCTGGTCAACCACGCAGGCGAGGCGGGACAGGGCAACCTGCGCTTTGCGGCCACGGCGCAGCGTGCGGGTGTGCAGGTGGCCGTCAATACTGGACGTGAACTGCCGATGCTGGCTCAGGCACTGACCCGGCGCGTCGCGGCCCTGCTGCCCGCAGAGGCACAGATTGATGGTTGGATCGCGGCGCGCGAACATGCGTTGACGCTGGACGGGGCGGGCCGTGCCACTGCCCTGCAGGGCTTGAAAACGGACATTTGGGCCGCGCTGGGGGGGCAGGCATGA
- the hemA gene encoding glutamyl-tRNA reductase, with protein MTLACPTARRFVAHSPLPAPDPLDFAVVGLNHHTAPVEVRERAAVRVGEEDALLAHLSRHAREVMLLSTCNRTEVYMAGLSGDPLAAFQGAWGHALEDHLYSYSGEEAVTHLYRVAAGLDSLVIGETQIQGQVKRAWQAANARGLSGALLNKIAQGALAAGKRVRTETGLSESVVSVSSAAVELAELALGGLAGRTALIIGAGETAELTLTHLRAAGIEDVIVVNRTAERARQLAAKLGGRVCAAEFLHEALPEADVVIASSAAPHYVLNGESVAAALAARGDRAMFLIDISVPRILDPDIAAVPGAHLLNLDDLTAVVHHNLQGRRAALPQAGAIIREAASDLSRWHLTRTAQRTAHDLSRGRRELAVASD; from the coding sequence ATGACGCTGGCCTGCCCGACCGCCCGGCGCTTCGTGGCCCATTCGCCGCTGCCCGCCCCGGATCCACTGGACTTCGCAGTGGTGGGCCTGAATCACCACACCGCGCCCGTCGAGGTCCGTGAACGTGCGGCGGTGCGGGTTGGCGAGGAGGACGCGCTGCTCGCTCACCTGTCGCGCCATGCCCGCGAGGTCATGCTGCTCTCAACCTGTAACCGCACCGAGGTCTACATGGCCGGCCTGAGCGGCGATCCGCTGGCGGCGTTCCAGGGGGCCTGGGGCCACGCGCTGGAAGACCATCTGTACAGCTATTCCGGCGAGGAAGCCGTGACCCACCTGTACCGCGTGGCCGCCGGCCTGGACAGCCTGGTTATTGGCGAGACCCAGATCCAGGGTCAGGTCAAGCGGGCCTGGCAGGCCGCCAACGCGCGCGGCCTGAGCGGCGCACTGTTGAACAAGATCGCCCAGGGCGCGCTGGCCGCTGGCAAGCGCGTGCGGACCGAGACCGGCCTGAGCGAGAGCGTGGTCAGCGTGTCCAGCGCCGCCGTGGAGCTGGCCGAACTGGCGCTGGGTGGGCTGGCGGGCCGCACCGCCCTGATCATCGGCGCAGGGGAGACCGCCGAACTGACCCTGACCCACCTGCGCGCCGCCGGGATCGAGGACGTGATCGTGGTCAACCGCACCGCCGAGCGCGCCCGCCAGCTGGCCGCCAAACTGGGGGGCCGCGTCTGCGCCGCCGAGTTCCTGCATGAAGCGTTGCCCGAGGCCGACGTGGTGATCGCCTCCAGCGCCGCGCCGCACTACGTCCTGAATGGCGAGTCGGTGGCCGCAGCCCTGGCCGCACGCGGAGACCGCGCCATGTTCCTGATCGACATCAGCGTGCCCCGTATTCTGGACCCGGACATTGCCGCCGTACCAGGCGCGCACCTGCTCAATCTGGATGACCTGACCGCCGTGGTCCACCACAACCTGCAGGGCCGCCGCGCCGCGCTGCCGCAGGCCGGGGCCATCATCCGCGAGGCTGCTTCGGACCTGAGCCGCTGGCATCTGACCCGCACGGCCCAGCGCACCGCCCACGACTTGAGCCGAGGGCGGCGGGAACTGGCCGTGGCCAGCGACTAG
- a CDS encoding YgfZ/GcvT domain-containing protein, translating to MWTLLPSGGLRVTGADRVDFVQGQMTGDLRGAATPGMVACAFLNVRGQIEQFARAYKRADDVYLHLDAAAAAPLMARLKRYIIFDQVEVQDVSDTLRTVHVWEAESLPGWTADGPDVQTFELGGGAVLAGRVNRSGTPGVDLHYLARHEAEVLPALKGAEVELDELDAARIRAGIPDIARDGFVGVLPQEVGLDVGGPLPSISYRKGCYVGQEIMARLEARGQTRYHLARVAGDGWAVGTEVSHAGKVVGQVGLNMGGLGLARLRKDLPEDAEVQVGETPARVQSLTART from the coding sequence ATGTGGACCCTTCTTCCTTCAGGCGGCCTGCGGGTGACCGGCGCGGACCGGGTGGATTTCGTGCAGGGGCAGATGACCGGCGATCTGCGCGGCGCGGCGACCCCCGGCATGGTGGCCTGCGCCTTCCTGAACGTGCGTGGTCAGATTGAGCAGTTCGCGCGGGCCTACAAGCGCGCCGACGACGTGTATCTGCACCTGGATGCGGCGGCGGCCGCGCCGCTGATGGCCCGCCTCAAGCGCTACATCATCTTCGATCAGGTGGAGGTGCAGGACGTGTCTGACACCCTGCGCACGGTGCATGTCTGGGAGGCGGAGAGCCTCCCTGGCTGGACGGCTGACGGTCCCGACGTGCAGACCTTTGAACTCGGAGGGGGTGCGGTTCTGGCGGGACGGGTGAATCGCAGCGGCACGCCCGGGGTGGACCTTCACTATCTGGCCCGTCATGAGGCGGAGGTGCTGCCCGCCCTGAAGGGGGCGGAAGTTGAGCTGGACGAGCTGGACGCCGCCCGCATCCGCGCCGGGATTCCCGACATCGCCCGCGACGGCTTTGTGGGCGTGCTGCCGCAGGAGGTAGGGCTGGACGTAGGCGGCCCGCTGCCGTCCATCAGTTACCGCAAGGGCTGCTATGTGGGGCAGGAAATTATGGCCCGGCTGGAGGCTCGCGGGCAGACACGCTATCACCTTGCCCGGGTGGCCGGGGACGGTTGGGCTGTCGGCACGGAGGTGAGTCATGCCGGGAAAGTGGTGGGTCAGGTGGGCCTGAACATGGGTGGTCTGGGTCTGGCCCGACTGCGCAAGGACCTGCCAGAGGACGCGGAAGTGCAGGTGGGCGAGACTCCGGCCCGCGTACAGTCCCTGACTGCCCGCACCTGA
- the ttcA gene encoding tRNA 2-thiocytidine(32) synthetase TtcA has protein sequence MSHLPSTHPPADPFRPIVRGAAQAIADFAMIENGDRVMVCLSGGKDSYTLLDVLLHFQRRAPIGFELVAVNLDQGQPGFPKHVLPAYLGTLGVEFSILERDTYSTVQARTRPGQTTCTLCSRLRRGHLYAHARRLGVSKIALGHHREDILETLFMNMFFGARLKAMAPRLTSDDGSNVVIRPLAYVAEAEIQRYADARAFPIIPCTLCGSQPNLQRVVVGEMLSSWEREHPGRLNNILRSLGRVTPSHLLDRELYDFAGSGPDGDTAFDSEDFAEREFLVGLQELAVMD, from the coding sequence ATGAGCCACCTGCCCTCCACCCATCCGCCCGCTGACCCCTTCAGGCCCATCGTCAGGGGAGCGGCGCAGGCCATCGCCGACTTCGCCATGATCGAGAACGGGGACCGCGTGATGGTCTGCCTGAGCGGGGGCAAGGACAGCTACACGCTGCTGGACGTGCTGCTGCATTTCCAGAGGCGCGCGCCCATCGGGTTTGAGCTGGTGGCGGTCAATCTGGATCAGGGCCAGCCAGGGTTTCCAAAACATGTCCTGCCTGCTTACCTGGGGACGCTGGGCGTGGAGTTCAGCATTCTGGAGCGTGACACCTATAGCACGGTGCAGGCCAGGACCAGACCCGGCCAGACCACCTGCACGCTGTGCAGCCGCCTGCGCCGGGGCCACCTGTACGCGCACGCCCGCCGCCTGGGGGTCAGCAAGATCGCGCTGGGCCACCACCGCGAGGACATTCTGGAAACGCTGTTCATGAACATGTTCTTCGGCGCACGCCTGAAAGCGATGGCCCCCCGCCTGACCAGCGACGACGGCAGCAACGTGGTGATTCGCCCGCTGGCGTATGTCGCCGAGGCAGAGATCCAGCGCTACGCCGACGCCCGCGCCTTTCCGATCATCCCGTGCACGCTGTGCGGCTCGCAGCCGAACCTTCAGCGCGTGGTGGTGGGCGAGATGCTCTCCAGCTGGGAACGCGAGCATCCGGGCCGCCTGAACAACATTCTGCGCTCGCTGGGCCGCGTGACCCCCAGCCACCTGCTGGACCGCGAGTTGTACGACTTTGCCGGGTCTGGGCCAGATGGGGATACGGCCTTCGATTCGGAGGACTTCGCGGAGCGGGAGTTTCTGGTGGGGCTGCAGGAACTGGCGGTGATGGACTGA
- a CDS encoding transglycosylase domain-containing protein: MRFLVGLSRFVAIVLLLAALGVLALWWMWGRDLPSVTDLDVLEVSGQTRVYDRQDALIGTLTPSLSSSGGTNRNLLKLGQISPWLQKAVVTSEDRRFYEHHGVDYIGIARGLLKGLLRNDLEGGSSITQQVVKNTLLSDLQSARTAERKFKEAVLAYQLDRNYDKERILNAYLNIVYWGDGGRDDIVGAGTAARAYFGKDAASLNLAESVYLATIIPAPNRRYKQFAAFRPLMKDLLSRMVEDGRVTQAEADAAWKTPIYPAGWRIGWNADGTLRSAALENPGRLQENMNALEAAQGTGRYAYQYYLQAVEKELLPIIGRKALYGGGKIVTGMSLSAQQSAERASLEARLPDGATLGVALVSPQNGEVLALVGQKLTGGRPSDWDNALQARRQVGSSIKPLLYTLALETGWKQSDTVLDSPLVNTSYQPQNYDGRWTGRYVTMRYALDHSLNLPTVRIAQELGVQNFEAKLRQLGLTPPPEAGLSLSIGTLEASPLQMAAAYVPFSNGGLYYTPTLVRSVEDARGQNLYTRPNPTPKRVWDPQTAWLGLDMIRGVVNDLTEYQGGLATRAQIDGRQVGGKTGTTNDIKDLWFVGVTPTIAGAVWVGRQEGGALPSWAYSGEIPTPIWQQAVSGALSGQTPQTFKEPDGIAYRVVRQVEMAFRTAQADDEPTARDGTGNSGSSFFRRRPAAPPETAQQETAPPETVQPASQTGTQPEPTPVAPEPEPLPDLQPAPDVQEIPAEPVTGGEEVAPPEPLPDAAPADTFDGGVIEGPEPLPELAPTEPDNSTVDEFPPLD, translated from the coding sequence ATGAGGTTTCTAGTCGGTCTGAGCCGCTTTGTGGCGATTGTGCTGCTCCTCGCGGCACTGGGCGTGCTGGCCCTGTGGTGGATGTGGGGCCGCGACCTGCCCAGCGTGACCGATCTGGACGTGCTGGAAGTCAGCGGCCAGACCCGCGTGTATGACCGCCAGGATGCGTTGATCGGCACGCTGACGCCCAGTCTGAGCAGCTCCGGAGGCACCAACCGCAACCTCCTGAAGCTGGGCCAGATCAGTCCATGGTTGCAGAAGGCCGTGGTGACCAGCGAGGACCGCCGCTTCTATGAGCACCACGGCGTCGATTACATCGGCATCGCGCGCGGTCTGCTCAAGGGCCTGCTCAGGAATGACCTGGAGGGAGGGTCGAGCATCACCCAGCAGGTTGTCAAGAACACGCTGCTCTCCGATCTCCAGAGTGCCCGCACGGCGGAGCGCAAGTTCAAGGAGGCGGTGCTGGCGTATCAGCTGGACCGCAACTATGACAAGGAACGCATCCTGAACGCCTACCTCAACATCGTCTACTGGGGTGACGGGGGCCGCGACGATATCGTGGGGGCCGGGACGGCGGCGCGGGCGTACTTCGGCAAGGACGCCGCCAGCCTGAATCTGGCCGAGAGCGTGTACCTGGCGACGATCATTCCCGCCCCCAACCGCCGCTACAAGCAGTTTGCCGCCTTCCGTCCGCTGATGAAGGACCTGTTGAGCCGCATGGTGGAAGACGGGCGCGTGACGCAGGCCGAGGCAGACGCCGCGTGGAAAACGCCGATCTACCCGGCAGGCTGGCGCATCGGCTGGAACGCCGACGGCACCCTGCGGAGTGCAGCGCTGGAAAATCCGGGCCGCCTGCAGGAGAACATGAACGCGCTGGAGGCCGCGCAGGGGACCGGGCGCTACGCGTATCAGTATTACCTTCAGGCAGTCGAGAAGGAACTGCTGCCCATCATCGGGCGCAAGGCGCTGTACGGCGGCGGCAAGATTGTGACCGGCATGAGCCTGAGCGCACAGCAATCCGCCGAACGGGCCAGCCTGGAGGCCAGGCTCCCGGACGGGGCCACCCTGGGCGTCGCACTGGTCAGCCCACAAAACGGGGAGGTGCTGGCGCTGGTGGGCCAGAAGCTGACCGGCGGGCGGCCCAGCGACTGGGACAATGCCCTGCAGGCGCGGCGGCAGGTGGGCAGTTCCATCAAGCCTCTGCTGTACACCCTGGCACTGGAAACCGGCTGGAAACAGAGCGACACGGTGCTGGATTCGCCCCTGGTGAACACCTCCTACCAGCCGCAGAATTACGACGGGCGCTGGACGGGGCGCTACGTGACCATGCGGTATGCGCTGGACCACAGCCTCAACCTGCCCACCGTGCGAATCGCGCAGGAACTGGGCGTCCAGAATTTCGAGGCCAAACTGCGGCAGCTGGGCCTGACGCCGCCGCCGGAGGCCGGACTGTCCCTCAGCATCGGCACGCTGGAGGCCAGCCCGCTGCAGATGGCCGCCGCCTACGTCCCCTTCTCTAACGGCGGCCTGTACTACACGCCCACCCTGGTCCGCAGCGTGGAGGACGCGCGTGGGCAGAACCTGTACACCCGTCCCAATCCCACCCCGAAGCGGGTCTGGGATCCCCAGACGGCCTGGCTGGGGCTGGACATGATCCGGGGTGTGGTCAACGATCTGACCGAGTACCAGGGCGGGCTGGCCACTCGCGCGCAGATTGACGGACGGCAGGTGGGTGGCAAGACCGGCACCACCAATGACATCAAGGACCTGTGGTTCGTGGGGGTGACCCCCACCATCGCCGGGGCCGTTTGGGTAGGACGGCAGGAGGGGGGTGCGCTGCCGTCCTGGGCCTACAGCGGCGAGATTCCCACGCCGATCTGGCAGCAGGCCGTGTCCGGCGCGCTCTCCGGGCAGACCCCCCAGACCTTCAAAGAGCCGGACGGCATCGCATACCGTGTGGTCCGTCAGGTGGAGATGGCCTTCCGCACCGCGCAGGCCGATGACGAACCCACCGCCCGCGACGGCACCGGCAACAGCGGCAGCAGTTTCTTTCGCCGCCGCCCGGCAGCGCCGCCGGAGACTGCACAACAGGAGACGGCGCCGCCGGAAACCGTGCAGCCCGCCTCGCAGACTGGAACCCAGCCGGAGCCGACTCCTGTTGCCCCCGAGCCTGAGCCGCTGCCGGATCTCCAGCCTGCGCCTGACGTTCAGGAAATTCCTGCAGAACCCGTCACCGGTGGGGAAGAGGTGGCACCGCCCGAACCGCTGCCCGACGCCGCTCCAGCTGACACTTTCGATGGTGGGGTGATCGAGGGGCCAGAGCCATTGCCTGAACTCGCTCCCACTGAGCCGGACAATTCAACGGTGGATGAGTTCCCCCCACTGGATTGA